The following proteins come from a genomic window of Rutidosis leptorrhynchoides isolate AG116_Rl617_1_P2 chromosome 10, CSIRO_AGI_Rlap_v1, whole genome shotgun sequence:
- the LOC139872777 gene encoding pentatricopeptide repeat-containing protein At1g25360, with amino-acid sequence MEVRALASFYATQLNICFKHVSTTTPVQMIHAHMIATGFRPRSHILNRLMDLYCKSSNIVYARKLFDEIPEPDIVATTTFITAYSASKDLKTARQLFNRTRINIRDTVCYNAMITGCAHNNDGNASFELFCEMKRYNFRPDNYTYTSLLSGLSLIADYEVYCQQLHCEIVKSGTGFVTSVVNALISLYVRCATSPFVTASSLMSAARKLFDELAFKDERSWTTIINGYIKNDDLDGASEVFDSMTDKKLVVVWNGMISGYAQKGLVSKALEMSKKMHSLGIKFDEFTYTSIFGACATPKLFFLGKQVHAYMITTVNNPSRDFLFSVNNSLMALYWRCGKIDDARKIFDKMPTRDVVSWNTILSAYVDDGRIEEARSFFHEIPEKNQLTWSKMISGFAQNDMGEEGLKLFNQMRSSECEPCDHAFAGAIRSCAVLASLDHGRQLHALLINSGLESSLSASNSLITMYARCGVLQDSQSVFFSMPCLDSVSWNAMIAALGQHGHGAQAVDLYEQMLKEQIVPDRITFLTILTSCSHAGLVDQGQRYFNSMFELYNITPGEDHYGRLVDLLSRAGKFTEATEMIQKMPYDPGVPIWEALLGGCRIYGNMELGVKAAEKLFELIPNHDGPYILLSNMYANLGKWSDVARVRNLMRVRGVKKEPACSWIEVDNMVHVFLVDDNKHPEAYQVYKYLEELVFKMRKLGYVPDTKFVLHDMENEQKEYALSTHSEKLAVAYGLLKLPFGAMIRVFKNIRICGDCHNAFTFMSEVVGREIVVRDGKRFHHFKNGKCSCGNYW; translated from the coding sequence ATGGAAGTTCGAGCTCTGGCCAGCTTTTACGCTACACAGCTCAACATATGTTTCAAACATGTTTCAACAACCACTCCGGTCCAGATGATTCATGCTCACATGATTGCAACCGGGTTCAGACCACGTTCACATATCCTTAACCGTTTGATGGATTTGTACTGTAAGTCGTCCAACATTGTATACGCACGCAAACTGTTTGATGAAATTCCTGAACCAGATATTGTTGCAACAACCACCTTTATCACAGCTTACTCTGCATCTAAAGATTTAAAGACTGCAAGACAGTTATTTAACAGAACCCGTATAAATATTCGGGATACCGTTTGCTACAACGCAATGATTACAGGCTGTGCTCATAATAATGATGGTAATGCTTCCTTTGAGTTGTTTTGTGAAATGAAAAGATACAATTTTCGGCCTGATAACTATACGTATACAAGTCTGTTGTCAGGATTATCGCTTATAGCGGATTATGAAGTGTATTGTCAGCAATTGCATTGTGAAATTGTCAAGTCCGGAACAGGGTTTGTTACATCGGTGGTTAACGCGCTTATATCTTTGTATGTTAGGTGTGCTACTTCACCTTTTGTAACTGCTTCTTCATTAATGTCTGCTGCAAGGAAACTTTTTGATGAACTGGCGTTTAAAGATGAGCGGTCGTGGACTACAATTATCAACGGGTATATAAAAAACGATGATTTAGACGGCGCTAGTGAAGTTTTTGATAGTATGACTGACAAAAAGTTAGTCGTTGTATGGAATGGAATGATTTCTGGATATGCGCAAAAAGGGCTTGTTTCGAAAGCATTAGAAATGTCGAAAAAGATGCATTCTTTGGGGATCAAGTTTGACGAATTTACTTATACGAGTATCTTTGGTGCTTGTGCTACTCCTAAACTGTTTTTTCTTGGAAAACAAGTACACGCTTACATGATTACAACTGTTAATAACCCATCTCGTGATTTTTTGTTTAGCGTTAACAATTCATTGATGGCGTTATATTGGAGATGTGGTAAAATAGATGATGCAAGGAAGATATTTGATAAGATGCCTACCAGGGACGTTGTTTCGTGGAATACCATTTTATCTGCATATGTTGATGATGGACGAATTGAAGAGGCCCGATCCTTTTTCCATGAAATACCCGAAAAGAACCAATTGACATGGAGTAAAATGATATCTGGTTTTGCACAAAACGATATGGGCGAAGAGGGTTTGAAATTATTTAACCAAATGAGATCAAGTGAATGTGAACCATGTGATCATGCATTTGCGGGAGCCATAAGATCGTGTGCAGTTCTTGCATCATTGGATCATGGGCGTCAACTTCATGCACTACTTATCAATTCAGGTCTTGAATCGAGCCTTTCTGCATCTAATTCGTTAATTACAATGTATGCTAGGTGTGGGGTCCTACAAGATTCACAATCTGTCTTCTTTAGTATGCCCTGTTTAGATTCAGTATCTTGGAACGCAATGATAGCAGCTTTAGGTCAACACGGTCATGGTGCTCAAGCGGTTGACCTTTATGAACAAATGTTGAAAGAACAAATAGTTCCCGACCGAATAACATTCCTAACTATACTTACCTCTTGTAGCCACGCGGGTCTAGTTGACCAAGGTCAACGATATTTCAATTCCATGTTTGAACTATATAACATAACCCCTGGTGAAGATCATTATGGTCGCTTGGTTGACTTACTTTCTAGAGCtggaaaatttacagaagcaaccgAAATGATACAGAAAATGCCTTACGATCCAGGAGTACCTATTTGGGAAGCATTATTAGGTGGGTGCAGAATCTATGGAAATATGGAATTAGGAGTCAAAGCTGCAGAAAAACTGTTTgaactaattccaaatcatgacGGGCCGTACATACTTTTATCAAACATGTATGCAAACTTAGGTAAATGGAGCGATGTTGCGCGGGTTCGGAATTTAATGCGGGTTCGAGGAGTGAAAAAGGAACCTGCTTGCAGTTGGATTGAAGTGGATAATATGGTCCATGTATTTTTGGTGGATGACAATAAACACCCTGAAGCTTACCAAGTTTATAAGTATCTTGAAGAATTGGTTTTCAAGATGAGGAAATTAGGGTATGTTCCGGATACAAAATTTGTGTTACATGATATGGAGAATGAGCAAAAGGAATATGCATTGTCTACTCATAGTGAGAAACTTGCAGTTGCGTATGGGCTTTTAAAGCTTCCTTTTGGAGCTATGATTAGGGTTTTTAAAAATATTAGGATTTGTGGGGATTGTCATAATGCGTTTACGTTCATGTCGGAAGTTGTGGGAAGAGAGATCGTTGTACGAGATGGGAAAAGGTTTCATCATTTTAAGAACGGGAAATGTTCTTGTGGAAATTATTGGTga